The Stegostoma tigrinum isolate sSteTig4 chromosome 38, sSteTig4.hap1, whole genome shotgun sequence genome contains a region encoding:
- the LOC125447127 gene encoding E3 ubiquitin-protein ligase TRIM56-like — MATSSAIADKIQHDILNCKICLETMEQPKMLPCQHTYCQECLRKLVKADKIMCPECRVVVDVSAGISSLKTNFHINSLLDIFKSPAKEEKKELVCSLCPQGWSVKNSAVAQCISCSSYLCRACGDSHRINYSTHQMEDLAPALLDKAGTVMLMQQKVSCLLHPKERVRHYCSTCDRVICYKCYSHSCNKHNRLGIAEAAEVKKPTIIKLLERLSAVSQSLAQQENELDEAMDKVKTTELSVISNLESTLTEVLNDLFKQGDAIKKTLSEYVKKQEELIKAAKSNLERQKEKTKNMREHGERVMMDCNAKEIVGLESILQDQISSLQPFNIKELNKACPKLMVNKYVRSIISETHLFTVTLGEDSGPESQSTVPKTGQLACIAETQATTQSQQWAVRKYHFDTKLDHNMRPKLTGICTSEDGDIIVADEENAVLKCYWKGGSLNRIISLPDEDEDPCSVAICDDIIVCSAKNRLYFLEMDGSLVRKLLLRGCESAYPIATYEDEYVAVSEGTLCSVSLYDLDGRVVDRIKPRGYDGSRFLFIAVNSEEEFIVSDCGKKCVVIFTRYGDLVTVCRESFVNGIQCLLNPFSVCVDGNNNIYVTEPNRILVFSPTGSFKRQLLSTVDGLHKPRVLTIDPDDNLIIVQDNRFVYVYTLTVD; from the coding sequence ATGGCCACTTCATCAGCTATTGCTGATAAAATTCAACATGATATTTTAAATTGTAAAATCTGCCTTGAAACGATGGAACAGCCCAAAATGTTGCCCTGTCAACACACGTACTGTCAAGAATGCCTGCGAAAGCTGGTCAAAGCTGATAAGATCATGTGCCCAGAGTGTAGGGTCGTCGTTGATGTGAGTGCTGGCATTAGCAGCCTGAAGACAAACTTCCACATCAACAGCCTTCTGGATATCTTCAAAAGCCCAGCAAAGGAGGAGAAGAAGGAGCTGGTATGTAGCCTTTGCCCCCAAGGCTGGAGCGTCAAGAACTCTGCAGTAGCCCAGTGTATCAGTTGTTCAAGCTACCTGTGTAGAGCTTGTGGGGACAGTCATCGGATTAACTACAGCACCCATCAGATGGAGGACCTGGCCCCTGCCCTGCTGGATAAAGCCGGTACAGTGATGTTAATGCAGCAAAAGGTCTCCTGCCTGCTTCACCCCAAGGAGCGAGTCCGTCACTACTGCAGCACGTGTGACCGGGTCATTTGCTACAAATGTTACTCCCATTCCTGTAACAAACATAACCGGCTTGGGATCGCTGAGGCAGCCGAGGTGAAGAAACCCACCATCATAAAactgctggaaagactcagcgcGGTTTCCCAGTCACTCGCCCAACAAGAGAACGAACTGGATGAAGCAATGGACAAAGTGAAAACAACGGAATTGTCTGTCATTTCCAACTTAGAGAGCACTCTAACTGAGGTTTTAAATGATCTGTTTAAACAGGGAGATGCCATCAAAAAAACTCTCTCGGAGTATGTGAAGAAACAGGAAGAGTTAATCAAAGCTGCCAAATCTAACCTCGAGCGTCAGAAGGAGAAGACAAAGAATATGAGAGAACATGGTGAGAGGGTTATGATGGATTGCAATGCGAAGGAGATAGTGGGTTTGGAGAGCATTTTACAAGATCAGATCAGTTCATTGCAACCATTCAACATCAAAGAATTAAACAAAGCCTGCCCCAAGCTAATGGTCAACAAATATGTCCGAAGTATAATATCAGAAACTCATCTCTTCACTGTCACGTTGGGTGAAGATTCAGGTCCTGAATCCCAGTCAACTGTCCCCAAAACTGGGCAGCTGGCATGCATTGCCGAAACCCAGGCCACCACTCAGTCCCAACAATGGGCAGTTCGGAAATATCACTTTGACACCAAGCTGGACCATAACATGAGGCCGAAATTGACAGGCATCTGTACTTCTGAAGATGGAGACATCATTGTTGCAGATGAAGAGAATGCGGTCCTGAAATGTTACTGGAAAGGTGGATCGTTGAACAGGATTATCTCACTGCCAGATGAAGATGAAGACCCATGTAGCGTGGCCATCTGTGACGATATTATTGTGTGTTCCGCCAAGAACAGGCTTTACTTCTTAGAAATGGACGGATCATTGGTGAGAAAGCTCCTCCTCCGAGGATGCGAGTCAGCCTACCCTATTGCCACGTATGAAGATGAATATGTGGCTGTGAGCGAAGGGACACTATGTTCTGTCTCTCTGTATGATCTCGATGGGCGTGTGGTTGACAGGATTAAGCCAAGGGGTTATGATGGCAGTAGATTTCTCTTCATTGCAGTGAACAGCGAAGAAGAATTCATTGTGTCTGATTGTGGGAAGAAATGTGTTGTTATCTTCACTCGATATGGAGACCTTGTAACCGTTTGCAGAGAGAGCTTCGTGAATGGAATACAATGTCTTCTTAATCCTTTCAGTGTCTGTGTTGATGGAAATAATAATATCTATGTCACTGAGCCCAATAGGATCCTGGTGTTTTCACCCACTGGAAGCTTTAAGAGACAGTTGTTGAGTACAGTTGATGGCCTTCACAAGCCACGTGTCCTCACAATCGATCCAGATGACAATCTGATCATAGTCCAAGACAACAGGTTTGTTTATGTGTACACATTGACTGTGGATTAA